From Rhodopseudomonas palustris, a single genomic window includes:
- a CDS encoding SOS response-associated peptidase, which yields MCGRFVITSAPAAIRQLFGYADQPNFPSRYNIAPTQPIPVVIVDQGARRFRLMRWGLIPSWVKDPRTFSLLINARAETVQDKPAFRNAFRRRRCLVPADGYYEWKAGGARKQPYFIHPAACGPVGFAALWETWTGPNGEELDTVAIVTTAARGGLAELHDRVPVAIAPHHFARWLESDETDLDAVMTLLRPPGEGEFVWHPVSTAVNRTANDNPQLILPITAEEMAPAQPPAVKPAPPKRAARPKISADDSGQGSLF from the coding sequence ATGTGCGGACGCTTCGTGATCACCTCGGCTCCCGCCGCTATCCGACAGCTCTTTGGCTACGCCGATCAGCCTAATTTTCCGTCACGCTACAACATCGCCCCGACCCAGCCGATTCCCGTGGTGATCGTCGACCAGGGCGCCCGCCGGTTCCGGCTGATGCGCTGGGGGCTGATCCCATCCTGGGTGAAGGATCCGCGGACGTTTTCGCTGCTGATCAACGCCCGCGCTGAAACCGTCCAGGACAAGCCGGCGTTCCGCAATGCGTTCAGGCGCCGGCGCTGCCTGGTGCCGGCCGATGGCTACTACGAGTGGAAGGCCGGGGGAGCCCGCAAGCAGCCGTATTTCATCCATCCGGCGGCCTGCGGGCCGGTCGGGTTCGCGGCGCTGTGGGAGACCTGGACCGGGCCGAACGGCGAGGAGCTCGACACCGTGGCGATCGTCACCACCGCGGCGCGCGGCGGCCTCGCCGAGCTGCACGACCGCGTCCCGGTGGCGATCGCCCCGCATCATTTCGCGCGCTGGCTGGAGAGCGATGAAACCGACCTCGACGCGGTGATGACCCTGCTGCGGCCGCCGGGGGAAGGCGAGTTCGTCTGGCACCCGGTCTCGACCGCGGTCAACCGCACCGCCAACGACAATCCGCAACTGATCCTGCCGATCACCGCGGAGGAAATGGCGCCGGCGCAGCCGCCTGCCGTCAAGCCGGCGCCACCGAAGCGCGCGGCACGGCCCAAGATCTCGGCGGATGACAGCGGGCAGGGCTCGTTGTTCTGA
- a CDS encoding FAD-binding oxidoreductase, giving the protein MNIVSPLSPASLSPELIARFTAIVGDKHALTDPLELEAYITEERNLYRGHSPLVLRPGSTDEVVAICKLANEACVALVPQGGNTGLVGGQTPHNGEVVISLKRMDKIREVDTSSNTMTVEAGAILQRVQEKAAEVDRLFPLSLGAQGSCTIGGNLSTNAGGTAALAYGLARDMALGVEVVLADGRVLNLLSKLKKDNTGYDLRNLFIGAEGTLGIITAVTLKLFPKPRAVETAFVGLQSPDDALKLLGIAQAESAGNLTSFELIAETPLDFSVRHANNRDPLEARYPWYVLIELSSPRDHARAALESILERGFEDGIVVDAAIASSVQQQQAFWKLREEISPAQKPEGGSIKHDISVPVAAVPQFIEQANAAVVALIPGARPVPFGHLGDGNIHYNVSQPVGADKAGFLARWHDVNKVVFEVVLRLGGSISAEHGIGVMKRDELAEVKDKTAIELMRSIKTLLDPHGIMNPGKVV; this is encoded by the coding sequence ATGAACATCGTCAGCCCGCTCTCGCCCGCCTCTCTCTCGCCCGAACTGATCGCGCGCTTCACCGCGATCGTCGGCGACAAGCACGCGCTGACCGATCCCCTCGAGCTCGAAGCCTACATCACAGAGGAGCGCAATCTGTATCGCGGCCACTCGCCGCTGGTGCTGCGTCCCGGCTCCACCGACGAAGTGGTTGCCATCTGCAAGCTGGCGAACGAGGCGTGCGTCGCGCTGGTGCCGCAAGGCGGCAACACCGGCCTGGTCGGCGGGCAGACGCCGCACAATGGCGAGGTGGTGATTTCGCTGAAGCGGATGGACAAGATCCGCGAAGTCGATACCTCGTCGAACACCATGACGGTCGAAGCCGGCGCCATCCTGCAGCGGGTGCAGGAGAAGGCCGCGGAGGTCGACCGGCTGTTTCCGCTGTCGCTCGGCGCGCAGGGAAGCTGCACCATCGGCGGCAATCTCTCCACCAATGCCGGCGGCACCGCGGCGCTGGCCTACGGCCTCGCACGCGACATGGCGCTCGGCGTCGAAGTGGTGCTCGCCGACGGCCGGGTGCTGAACCTGCTGTCCAAGCTGAAGAAGGACAACACCGGCTACGATCTGCGCAATCTGTTCATCGGCGCCGAAGGCACGCTCGGCATCATCACCGCGGTGACGCTGAAGCTGTTTCCAAAGCCGCGCGCGGTCGAGACCGCGTTCGTCGGACTGCAATCGCCGGACGATGCGCTGAAGCTGCTCGGCATCGCGCAAGCCGAATCCGCCGGCAATCTGACCAGCTTCGAACTGATCGCCGAGACGCCGCTCGATTTCTCGGTGCGCCACGCCAACAACCGCGACCCGCTCGAGGCGCGCTATCCGTGGTACGTGCTGATCGAACTGTCGTCGCCGCGCGACCACGCCCGCGCCGCGCTGGAGTCCATACTCGAGCGCGGCTTCGAAGACGGCATCGTCGTAGATGCGGCGATCGCAAGTTCGGTGCAGCAGCAGCAGGCGTTCTGGAAACTGCGCGAGGAGATCTCGCCGGCGCAGAAGCCGGAGGGCGGCTCGATCAAGCACGACATCTCGGTCCCGGTCGCCGCCGTGCCGCAGTTCATCGAACAGGCCAACGCCGCCGTGGTCGCCCTGATCCCGGGTGCGCGGCCGGTGCCGTTCGGCCATCTCGGCGACGGCAACATCCACTACAACGTCAGCCAGCCGGTCGGCGCCGACAAGGCCGGGTTCCTGGCGCGCTGGCACGACGTCAACAAGGTGGTGTTCGAGGTGGTGCTGCGGCTCGGCGGCTCGATCTCGGCGGAGCACGGCATCGGCGTGATGAAGCGCGACGAGCTTGCCGAGGTGAAGGACAAGACCGCGATCGAACTGATGCGGTCGATCAAGACGCTGCTCGACCCGCACGGCATCATGAATCCCGGCAAGGTGGTGTAG
- a CDS encoding L-threonylcarbamoyladenylate synthase, with protein sequence MKPEMMLDLITKTLTATDADEAARALRGGGLVAFPTETVYGLGADAANAKAVARLYAAKGRPSFNPLIAHVASLEAARTIARFDAAALRLAEAFWPGPLTLVLPKATNCSVCDLATAGLDSVALRVPSHPVAQALLRAFGGPVVAPSANRSGHVSPTTAAHVAADLGGRIDVIVDGGPVMVGVESTIVGCLGAPVLLRPGGVPREAIERVLGHKLGAPAATNITDDHAPLAPGMLASHYAPRATVRLNAAEVKPGEALLAFGSELPPGVETAVAVHNLSPRGDLAEAAAQLFGALRALDERGARGIAVMSIPQHGLGEAINDRLRRAAAPRP encoded by the coding sequence ATGAAACCCGAAATGATGCTCGACCTGATCACCAAGACGCTGACCGCGACCGATGCGGACGAAGCTGCGCGGGCGCTGCGCGGCGGCGGACTGGTCGCGTTCCCAACCGAGACGGTGTACGGGCTCGGTGCCGATGCGGCCAATGCCAAAGCGGTGGCGCGGCTGTACGCCGCCAAGGGCCGGCCGTCGTTCAACCCGTTGATCGCACACGTCGCCAGCCTCGAAGCCGCACGGACGATCGCGCGGTTCGATGCCGCCGCGCTGCGCCTCGCCGAAGCGTTCTGGCCGGGACCGCTGACGCTGGTGCTGCCAAAGGCGACGAACTGCTCCGTGTGCGATCTCGCCACCGCCGGCCTCGACAGCGTCGCGCTCCGGGTGCCGTCGCATCCGGTGGCACAGGCCCTGCTCCGCGCCTTCGGCGGCCCGGTGGTGGCGCCGTCCGCCAACAGGTCCGGCCACGTCTCGCCGACCACCGCAGCGCACGTCGCCGCCGATCTGGGCGGCCGGATCGATGTGATCGTCGATGGCGGGCCAGTGATGGTCGGGGTCGAATCGACGATCGTCGGTTGCCTCGGTGCGCCAGTGTTGCTGCGGCCGGGGGGCGTGCCGCGCGAGGCGATCGAGCGTGTGCTCGGTCACAAGCTGGGCGCGCCAGCCGCAACTAACATCACCGACGATCACGCGCCTCTCGCTCCAGGCATGCTCGCGTCGCACTACGCGCCGCGCGCAACGGTGCGGCTGAATGCGGCCGAGGTAAAGCCGGGCGAAGCGCTGCTGGCGTTCGGCTCCGAACTGCCGCCAGGTGTCGAGACGGCCGTCGCCGTACACAACCTGTCGCCGCGCGGCGATCTCGCCGAAGCCGCGGCGCAATTGTTCGGCGCGCTGCGCGCGCTCGACGAGCGCGGCGCGCGCGGCATCGCGGTGATGTCGATCCCGCAACACGGCCTCGGCGAAGCGATCAACGATCGCCTGCGCCGCGCAGCGGCGCCGCGCCCATGA
- a CDS encoding helix-turn-helix domain-containing protein — MQLNPLLHAERVTGRRQSALIDLWSTTGFAAAVSEVTGPHIYEFGELPVPTVAITLYDVRRHVLMENGKVRRDAPVRSGRFRIGQPGRRVVVDAIPDTQWGKLLLLYLGEPLLKEVGASLGSADPISLRDTAWDVDDPLLEASAKRLVEASDSGDRPNALLAEQLAYTLALHLTDRYSAPRSGLAEPSVPLEAPVRDRIAEFVRSDLGAPITLAAMAEVAGMSPSCFIRSFKRSTGMTPHRFVVEQRVAAARRLLETSDLPIVEIALGVGFSSQSHFGVAFRQVTGESPARYRRLQCGRE; from the coding sequence ATGCAGCTCAATCCCCTCCTTCATGCCGAACGCGTCACCGGCCGAAGGCAATCGGCCTTGATCGATCTGTGGTCGACCACGGGATTTGCCGCGGCCGTGAGCGAGGTGACGGGGCCGCATATTTACGAGTTCGGCGAACTGCCGGTGCCCACCGTCGCGATCACGCTGTACGACGTCCGCCGCCATGTTCTGATGGAAAACGGCAAGGTCCGCCGCGATGCGCCGGTGCGCTCGGGGCGGTTCCGTATTGGCCAGCCGGGCCGGCGTGTGGTGGTGGATGCGATTCCGGACACCCAGTGGGGCAAGCTGCTGCTGCTGTATCTCGGTGAGCCGCTGCTCAAGGAAGTCGGGGCTTCGCTTGGGTCCGCAGATCCGATCAGCTTGCGCGACACTGCGTGGGACGTCGACGATCCGCTGCTGGAAGCCTCGGCCAAGCGCCTGGTCGAGGCCAGCGACAGCGGTGACCGGCCGAATGCGCTGCTCGCCGAGCAACTGGCCTATACGCTGGCGCTGCATCTGACGGATCGTTATTCGGCGCCGCGTAGTGGGCTCGCCGAGCCGTCCGTGCCGCTGGAAGCTCCGGTGCGCGACCGGATCGCCGAATTCGTCCGTTCCGATCTCGGCGCTCCGATCACGCTGGCGGCGATGGCCGAGGTCGCGGGCATGAGCCCGTCCTGTTTCATTCGCAGTTTCAAACGCTCCACCGGAATGACGCCGCATCGCTTCGTGGTGGAGCAGCGCGTCGCCGCCGCCCGCCGGCTGCTGGAGACGTCGGACCTGCCGATCGTCGAGATCGCACTCGGCGTCGGCTTCTCGTCGCAATCGCATTTCGGCGTCGCGTTCCGTCAGGTGACCGGCGAAAGCCCGGCGCGGTATCGCCGGCTGCAGTGCGGCCGCGAGTAA
- a CDS encoding MFS transporter has product MSTTTSTSTVAPITDTSLTGFYKDMTVTEKRTFWACATGWALDGMDFMIYPLVIGTIIALWSVDAGSAGLAGTVTLLASAVGGWAAGYLADRIGRVRTLQLTIIWFSLFSLLCAFAQNFEQLLILRALLGFGFGGEWAAGAVLIGETIRPQYRGRAVGSVQSGWAVGWGMAVLAQAALFSLLPADQAWRWMFAIGALPALLVLYLRAYVKEPQVAVEARAKVSAAGGSRSILAIFQGRILKTTILASLVATGCQGGYYAITFWVPRFLTTERKLSIVGSTGYLATLIIGSFVGYLVGAWFADRFGRRSLFLTFSLGAMVVVLAYTQLPLSNEMLWVLGFPLGFFASGYFSGMGAFLTELFPTSLRGSGQGFCYNFGRGVGALFPFLVGYLSQVTTLANAICLFAVFAYVLFFAAAYALPETRGRVLSADE; this is encoded by the coding sequence ATGAGTACGACGACATCTACAAGCACGGTCGCGCCGATCACGGACACCAGTCTGACCGGCTTTTACAAAGACATGACCGTCACCGAGAAGCGCACGTTCTGGGCCTGCGCCACAGGCTGGGCGCTCGACGGCATGGACTTCATGATCTACCCGCTGGTGATCGGAACGATCATCGCGCTGTGGAGCGTCGATGCCGGATCGGCCGGTCTTGCCGGCACCGTGACGCTGCTGGCGTCAGCGGTCGGCGGCTGGGCCGCCGGTTATCTCGCGGACCGGATCGGCCGTGTCCGCACGCTGCAGCTCACCATCATCTGGTTCTCGCTGTTCTCGCTGCTGTGCGCGTTCGCGCAGAACTTCGAACAGCTGCTGATCCTGCGCGCGCTGCTCGGCTTCGGCTTCGGCGGCGAATGGGCGGCCGGTGCCGTGCTGATCGGCGAGACGATTCGTCCGCAGTATCGCGGCCGTGCGGTCGGCTCGGTGCAGTCGGGCTGGGCGGTCGGCTGGGGCATGGCGGTGCTGGCGCAGGCTGCGCTGTTCTCGCTGCTGCCGGCCGATCAGGCGTGGCGCTGGATGTTCGCGATCGGCGCGCTGCCGGCGCTGCTGGTGCTTTATCTGCGCGCCTATGTGAAGGAGCCGCAGGTCGCGGTGGAAGCCCGCGCCAAGGTCAGCGCAGCGGGCGGCAGCCGCTCGATCCTGGCGATCTTCCAGGGCCGCATCCTCAAGACCACCATCCTGGCCTCGCTGGTCGCGACCGGCTGCCAGGGCGGTTACTACGCGATCACCTTCTGGGTGCCGCGCTTCCTGACCACCGAGCGCAAGCTGTCGATCGTCGGCTCGACCGGCTATCTGGCGACGCTGATTATCGGTTCGTTCGTCGGCTATCTGGTCGGGGCCTGGTTCGCCGATCGGTTCGGCCGCCGCAGCCTGTTCCTGACGTTCTCGCTGGGCGCGATGGTGGTGGTGCTGGCCTATACGCAGCTTCCGCTATCCAACGAAATGCTCTGGGTGCTCGGTTTCCCGCTCGGCTTCTTCGCCTCGGGCTACTTCTCGGGCATGGGCGCGTTCCTGACCGAACTGTTCCCGACCAGCCTGCGCGGCTCGGGGCAGGGCTTCTGCTACAATTTCGGCCGCGGCGTCGGCGCGCTGTTTCCGTTCCTGGTCGGCTATCTGTCGCAGGTCACCACGCTCGCCAACGCGATCTGCCTGTTCGCGGTGTTCGCCTACGTGTTGTTCTTCGCCGCCGCCTATGCGCTGCCGGAGACCCGCGGCAGGGTGCTGAGCGCCGATGAGTAA
- a CDS encoding amidohydrolase family protein yields MSKADRSKVPAPACPGPDPAPRRPTRYVVPPGAVDTHAHVIGLPPTYPFVDGRSYTPPAATPESYLAMLDATGMTYGVLVQVSVHGTDNRLMLETLQAHRERLKGIAVIPLGLPDKELAALKDAGVVGLRLNILYGGGIGFERVGEYAAMAKELGWHLQFLIDAKDLVPLAPQLGDLPVPFIVDHWGHFPVSRGIDDPGFQTLVSLVRDGAWVKLSGAYRNTVAGFPYLDTIPFARLLHETAPDRCVWGSDWPHVATWTHMMNVGELLDLLADWVPDAAARDRVFTENAYRLYGFTPVRG; encoded by the coding sequence ATGAGTAAGGCTGATCGATCCAAGGTTCCGGCTCCGGCGTGCCCGGGGCCGGATCCGGCACCGCGCCGGCCGACGCGTTACGTCGTCCCGCCCGGTGCGGTCGATACTCACGCCCACGTCATCGGGCTGCCGCCGACTTATCCGTTCGTCGACGGCCGCAGCTACACGCCGCCCGCCGCAACGCCGGAGTCGTATCTGGCAATGCTCGATGCCACCGGCATGACCTATGGCGTGCTGGTGCAGGTCAGCGTGCACGGCACCGACAATCGCCTGATGCTGGAAACGCTGCAGGCCCACCGCGAGCGGCTGAAGGGCATTGCGGTGATCCCGCTCGGGCTGCCGGACAAGGAGCTGGCGGCGCTCAAGGATGCCGGCGTCGTCGGGCTCCGCCTGAACATCCTGTATGGCGGCGGCATCGGGTTCGAACGCGTCGGCGAATATGCGGCGATGGCCAAGGAGCTCGGCTGGCATCTGCAGTTCCTGATCGACGCCAAGGATCTGGTGCCGCTGGCGCCGCAGCTCGGGGATCTGCCGGTGCCGTTTATCGTCGATCACTGGGGGCATTTCCCGGTGTCGCGGGGGATCGACGATCCCGGCTTCCAGACGCTGGTGTCGCTGGTGCGCGACGGCGCCTGGGTGAAGCTGTCGGGGGCCTATCGGAACACGGTCGCGGGATTTCCTTACCTCGACACCATTCCGTTCGCCCGACTCCTTCACGAGACGGCGCCCGATCGTTGCGTCTGGGGCAGCGACTGGCCGCACGTCGCGACCTGGACGCACATGATGAATGTCGGCGAGCTGCTCGACCTGCTCGCCGACTGGGTGCCCGATGCGGCCGCGCGCGACCGCGTCTTCACCGAAAACGCCTACCGTCTTTACGGCTTCACGCCCGTTCGGGGCTGA
- a CDS encoding curlin, translated as MVILNQYDASQHAAIEQFNSGNSVGTYNGWSGFEQNNGGLAGNNVLTVSQTGTGNSVGRDTKGIQSGAGNSADIAQAGVSSDVELQQFGTNNGSVPAGWNWTNDSGVFNKIVQDSSSVGSKVSVVQNGENNVFSIKQGNTSNNTSVTQTGKWAMAYVRQGLGAAETDGATSVQMPFGGNYNVATISQNSAGLNYAVAVQGGGDSNSLGIYQNGDLLGANAWQEGAGNVFSSNQSGVGNTIGITGGIYGSDTPIKQKGNGNSYVSNQSGSNNTANGTQTGDVNFVFNNQGGTNNSIAGSQTNNNNNVNNSQFGSYSKLTYTQTNSGGATNYIVNIQNGAGTVGSQNTAVVEQSGFGLYSSGQQSGGDGNSASVTQGGSLHASYYVQSGATNTIVVAQTGAGNYSNLNQTGTGNYASIKQH; from the coding sequence GTGGTGATTCTGAACCAGTATGACGCCAGTCAACACGCCGCGATCGAGCAATTCAATTCGGGTAACTCTGTCGGCACCTATAATGGTTGGTCTGGCTTCGAGCAGAACAACGGTGGCCTTGCGGGCAACAACGTTCTCACAGTCTCGCAGACCGGCACCGGCAACAGCGTCGGTCGCGACACCAAGGGCATCCAGTCCGGCGCCGGTAACTCAGCCGATATTGCGCAGGCTGGCGTCAGCAGCGATGTCGAATTGCAGCAGTTCGGTACCAACAACGGTTCCGTGCCGGCCGGCTGGAACTGGACCAATGACTCGGGTGTGTTCAACAAGATTGTTCAGGATTCCTCGTCGGTCGGCAGCAAGGTGTCCGTCGTCCAGAACGGCGAGAACAACGTCTTCAGCATCAAGCAGGGCAATACGAGCAACAACACGTCGGTCACGCAGACCGGCAAATGGGCTATGGCCTACGTCCGCCAGGGCCTTGGTGCCGCCGAGACCGACGGGGCGACAAGCGTCCAAATGCCGTTCGGTGGCAACTACAACGTTGCCACGATTTCGCAGAACAGTGCCGGCCTGAATTATGCCGTTGCCGTTCAGGGTGGTGGCGATTCGAATTCGCTCGGAATCTACCAGAATGGCGATCTGCTCGGGGCCAATGCCTGGCAGGAGGGCGCCGGCAATGTCTTCAGTTCCAATCAGTCGGGCGTCGGGAACACCATCGGCATCACCGGGGGAATCTACGGCTCGGATACTCCGATTAAGCAGAAGGGTAACGGTAACTCGTACGTGTCCAACCAGAGCGGCAGCAACAACACCGCAAATGGAACACAGACGGGCGACGTGAACTTCGTTTTCAACAACCAGGGCGGCACCAACAATTCGATCGCTGGTTCGCAGACTAACAACAATAATAATGTCAACAATAGTCAGTTTGGATCGTACAGCAAGCTGACGTATACGCAGACCAACAGCGGCGGCGCAACCAACTACATTGTCAACATTCAGAACGGTGCTGGGACGGTGGGTTCGCAGAACACTGCGGTCGTCGAGCAGAGTGGCTTCGGCCTGTACAGCAGCGGCCAGCAGTCTGGTGGCGATGGCAATTCCGCGAGCGTCACGCAGGGCGGTTCGCTCCACGCGAGCTACTACGTCCAGAGCGGCGCAACGAACACGATTGTTGTCGCCCAAACTGGCGCGGGTAATTACTCGAACCTCAATCAGACCGGCACCGGCAACTACGCCAGCATCAAGCAGCACTAG
- the csgH gene encoding curli-like amyloid fiber formation chaperone CsgH: protein MAVDQVPPVVQCEVEAAVSGGHVTLQGVITAVRDGAGSYKLAVDKAGAAGTSRIKQAGAFTAIAEQRVTVGNVVLDYSSANRYAARLDVSFGSVTIQCNLDPETVK from the coding sequence ATGGCTGTGGATCAAGTCCCGCCGGTCGTCCAGTGCGAGGTCGAGGCTGCGGTCAGCGGCGGCCACGTCACCTTGCAGGGGGTGATCACTGCGGTACGCGACGGTGCCGGCAGCTACAAGCTGGCCGTCGACAAGGCCGGCGCCGCCGGTACCTCCCGCATCAAGCAGGCAGGCGCGTTCACCGCCATCGCCGAGCAACGCGTGACCGTCGGCAATGTCGTGCTCGATTACAGCAGCGCCAACCGATATGCCGCCAGACTGGACGTGTCGTTCGGCAGCGTCACCATCCAATGCAATCTCGATCCGGAGACTGTCAAATGA
- a CDS encoding curlin subunit CsgB: MLGLVALAGMASAQPADLYTDFSGYLVSRTLQGPVADGALPSGGHNTAIVSQTGNANSVTSDVRGSLNVTLQSQLGSGNESSFAVNGNQNVLHNSQIGDNNSARIDVTGNRNAYSSTQIGSNLSYGLSQIGNNGGAVIVQMGGHR; encoded by the coding sequence ATGCTTGGTCTCGTCGCGCTGGCCGGTATGGCATCTGCGCAGCCGGCCGATCTCTACACTGATTTCTCCGGCTATCTGGTGAGCCGGACGCTGCAGGGACCGGTCGCCGACGGTGCGTTGCCGAGCGGCGGCCACAACACCGCGATTGTCAGCCAGACCGGCAACGCCAACTCCGTGACGTCAGACGTGCGCGGCTCGTTGAACGTGACGCTGCAGTCGCAGCTCGGCTCCGGCAATGAGTCCAGCTTCGCCGTGAACGGCAATCAGAACGTGCTGCACAACAGCCAGATCGGCGACAACAACAGCGCCAGGATCGACGTCACCGGCAACCGCAACGCCTACAGCAGCACCCAGATCGGCAGCAATCTCAGCTATGGCCTCAGCCAGATCGGCAACAATGGCGGGGCCGTGATCGTGCAAATGGGAGGTCATCGATGA
- a CDS encoding curli production assembly/transport component CsgF: protein MRYVGILTALALCVGAAEADAGSLVYTPTNPAFGGSPLNGSWQMQQATAGNHFNRAAPTSGAQQMTQSQIFAQQLQSQLYASLANQVTQAIFGANAQQSGTFSFQGTTISFAKVDGQTNITINDGSTITQISLPTVTH from the coding sequence ATGAGATACGTGGGCATTCTCACCGCCTTGGCGCTGTGTGTCGGCGCGGCAGAAGCGGACGCGGGCAGTCTGGTCTACACCCCGACCAATCCGGCGTTCGGCGGCAGTCCGCTCAACGGATCGTGGCAGATGCAGCAGGCGACTGCGGGCAATCACTTCAACCGCGCCGCTCCGACCAGCGGGGCGCAACAGATGACGCAGTCGCAGATTTTCGCCCAGCAACTGCAGAGCCAGCTCTACGCCTCGCTCGCCAACCAGGTGACGCAGGCCATCTTCGGCGCCAACGCCCAGCAGAGCGGCACATTCAGCTTCCAGGGCACGACCATCAGCTTCGCCAAGGTCGACGGTCAGACCAACATCACCATCAACGATGGTTCGACCATCACCCAGATCAGTCTGCCGACCGTGACGCATTGA
- a CDS encoding CsgG/HfaB family protein, with translation MTRYFRSIIGLAAVAVLLAGCSRPGHRDAFFEEPPVVTPPSPTAVNLETLPPPQQKIDVAIYQFPDLTGKNEPNDNVAVFSRAVTQGGAGLAIDALKRAGGGTWFRVVERNGLNNLLQERQLVRATRQEFDRDRAKPLPPMRFAGLLIEGGIVAFDANYMTGGIGANYLGIGADTKFRRDMVTVGLRVASVQSGEVLTSITTTKTVYSVSLQGNTYKYVALDKLLQIEAGITRSEPTQLAVRQAIDLAVYSTIMEGARQKLWRFADPVMEAKLIRDYLDRDKPQPAFMKPYLTKEERIEAEQVDRSPEWAPRS, from the coding sequence GTGACACGCTATTTCAGATCGATCATTGGCCTCGCCGCAGTGGCGGTTTTGCTGGCCGGGTGCTCGCGCCCCGGTCATCGCGATGCCTTCTTCGAAGAACCGCCTGTGGTGACGCCGCCGTCTCCGACCGCTGTCAATCTCGAGACGTTGCCGCCGCCTCAACAGAAGATCGACGTGGCGATCTATCAATTCCCCGACCTTACCGGCAAGAACGAGCCCAATGACAACGTTGCGGTGTTCTCCCGCGCCGTGACCCAGGGCGGCGCCGGATTGGCGATCGATGCGCTGAAGCGCGCCGGCGGAGGGACCTGGTTCCGTGTCGTGGAGCGCAACGGCCTCAACAACCTGCTCCAGGAGCGTCAGTTGGTCCGGGCCACGCGCCAGGAATTCGACCGCGACCGCGCCAAGCCGTTGCCACCGATGCGGTTCGCCGGCCTTCTGATCGAGGGCGGCATCGTCGCCTTCGACGCCAACTACATGACCGGGGGCATCGGCGCCAACTATCTGGGCATCGGTGCAGACACCAAGTTCCGACGGGATATGGTGACCGTCGGCCTGCGCGTCGCTTCGGTGCAGAGCGGCGAGGTGCTGACCAGCATCACCACCACCAAGACGGTGTATTCGGTGTCGCTGCAGGGCAACACCTACAAATACGTGGCGCTCGACAAGCTGCTGCAGATCGAGGCCGGCATCACCCGCAGCGAGCCGACCCAGCTTGCGGTGCGACAGGCGATCGACCTCGCCGTGTACTCCACCATCATGGAGGGCGCTCGGCAGAAGCTGTGGCGCTTCGCCGATCCGGTGATGGAGGCCAAGCTGATCCGCGACTATCTCGATCGCGACAAACCGCAGCCGGCGTTCATGAAGCCGTACCTCACCAAGGAGGAGCGCATCGAAGCCGAGCAGGTCGACCGTTCGCCGGAATGGGCACCGCGGAGCTGA
- a CDS encoding transglycosylase SLT domain-containing protein, whose translation MAARATLAWLATAALAAVAAVASCGGATAQQRIADAGGLVVAARFGESSFDAPVAATAPWAPVIAQAAQQHGLPPAFLTRLLNQESTMFTLAVSRAGAMGIAQFMPCTAAERGLDDPFDPLKAIPAAARYLADLRRQFGNLGLAAAAYNAGAGRVSAWLRGTSELPAETRDYVLRITGFSAEDWAANRADASRITDAAPARPSIVSRKIAATTSPTAMAARPVAPRSAPGRGPAKKPTAEAEMCASVAAGGRGCIVQATY comes from the coding sequence ATGGCGGCGCGCGCTACTCTCGCCTGGCTGGCAACTGCGGCACTCGCCGCCGTCGCGGCCGTTGCGAGCTGCGGCGGGGCGACGGCGCAACAGCGCATCGCCGATGCCGGTGGCCTGGTCGTGGCCGCGCGCTTTGGCGAATCGTCGTTCGATGCGCCCGTCGCGGCGACGGCGCCATGGGCGCCGGTGATCGCGCAGGCAGCCCAGCAGCACGGCCTGCCGCCTGCATTCCTGACCCGGTTGCTCAATCAGGAAAGCACGATGTTCACGCTTGCGGTGAGCCGCGCCGGAGCCATGGGGATCGCCCAGTTCATGCCCTGCACAGCAGCCGAGCGCGGGCTCGACGATCCGTTCGATCCGCTCAAGGCGATCCCGGCTGCGGCGCGCTATCTCGCCGACCTGCGCCGCCAGTTCGGAAATCTCGGCCTCGCCGCCGCGGCCTACAATGCCGGCGCCGGCCGGGTGTCGGCGTGGCTGCGCGGCACCTCGGAGCTGCCGGCCGAGACGCGCGACTATGTGCTGCGCATCACCGGCTTCAGCGCCGAGGATTGGGCAGCCAACCGCGCCGATGCGTCGAGGATCACCGACGCCGCCCCCGCACGGCCGTCGATCGTCTCACGAAAAATCGCCGCGACGACGAGCCCGACCGCCATGGCCGCGCGACCGGTCGCGCCACGCTCTGCGCCGGGCCGCGGCCCCGCGAAGAAGCCGACTGCGGAAGCAGAAATGTGTGCGTCGGTCGCCGCTGGCGGCCGCGGCTGCATCGTGCAGGCGACATATTGA